A single Verrucomicrobiia bacterium DNA region contains:
- a CDS encoding superoxide dismutase yields the protein MMTRREALKTTALATVAAAATPSVLAQTDSALARPFELPPLPYALDALEPHLDARTMEIHHDRHHKAYVDNLNKAVEQMPHNKLVSLENLLSDLSDAPENIRAAIRNNGGGHYNHSLFWQLMKKGGGGEPKSDLAKAIDTNFGSFSAFKDNFNKAALGQFGGGWAWLVLDRGKLKIESTPNQDTPLRSWHQPLLGVDVWEHAYYLKYQNRRADYLAAWWNVVNWDFVAERYAKLKG from the coding sequence ATGATGACTCGACGCGAAGCTCTAAAAACCACCGCGCTGGCAACGGTCGCCGCCGCCGCCACTCCAAGCGTCCTCGCTCAAACGGACTCCGCGTTGGCCCGCCCCTTTGAGCTGCCCCCGCTGCCCTATGCACTCGACGCGCTCGAACCGCACCTTGACGCCCGCACCATGGAGATTCACCACGACCGCCATCACAAGGCGTACGTGGATAATTTGAACAAAGCCGTGGAGCAAATGCCTCACAATAAACTGGTCAGCCTCGAAAACCTCCTCAGCGATCTGAGCGACGCTCCCGAAAACATCCGCGCCGCCATCCGCAATAACGGCGGCGGCCACTACAATCACTCCCTGTTCTGGCAACTGATGAAAAAAGGCGGCGGCGGTGAACCCAAAAGCGATCTGGCCAAGGCGATTGACACGAACTTTGGCAGCTTCAGCGCCTTCAAGGACAATTTCAACAAGGCCGCACTCGGACAATTCGGCGGCGGCTGGGCGTGGCTCGTGTTAGATAGGGGAAAGTTGAAGATTGAGTCCACCCCCAACCAGGACACTCCCTTGCGCTCCTGGCATCAACCGCTGCTCGGCGTGGATGTCTGGGAACACGCCTACTATCTCAAATATCAGAACCGGCGTGCCGATTATCTCGCCGCGTGGTGGAACGTGGTGAACTGGGATTTCGTGGCGGAACGCTACGCGAAGCTGAAGGGTTGA
- the tuf gene encoding elongation factor Tu, which translates to MAKEQFQRTKPHVNVGTIGHVDHGKSTLTAAIVAVQNRKGMAPPISYADITKGGTVRDETKTVTIAVSHVEYESPKRHYAHVDCPGHADYVKNMITGAAQMDGAILVVSAADGPMPQTREHILLARQVGVPSMVVFLNKVDLADADLLELVEMEIRDLLTKYGFPGDKTPIIRGSATAALAGQPEGEKAIGELLDALDSFIPDPVREVDKPFLMCVEDVFNIEGRGTVVTGRVERGVLKKMDEVEIVGLRDTRKTVATDIEMFRKLLDSATAGDNVGVLLRGTKKEEVERGMVLAKPGSITPHTKFKAEVYVLSKDEGGRHTPFFTNYRPQFYFRTSDVTGTLNLPQGVEMVMPGDNVSVDVELQKAVAMEKGQRFAIREGGRTIGAGRISEVVK; encoded by the coding sequence ATGGCAAAAGAACAATTTCAACGCACCAAACCGCACGTAAACGTGGGGACGATCGGCCACGTTGACCATGGCAAGTCCACGCTGACCGCAGCCATCGTTGCCGTGCAAAACCGCAAGGGCATGGCGCCGCCAATTTCCTACGCCGATATTACCAAGGGCGGAACGGTTCGTGACGAAACCAAGACGGTGACCATTGCGGTATCACACGTCGAATACGAAAGCCCGAAGCGTCACTACGCGCATGTGGATTGTCCCGGTCACGCGGACTACGTGAAGAACATGATCACGGGCGCGGCGCAGATGGACGGCGCGATTCTCGTGGTGAGCGCGGCGGATGGTCCGATGCCGCAGACGCGCGAACACATTTTGCTGGCGCGTCAGGTCGGAGTGCCGAGCATGGTGGTGTTTTTGAACAAGGTTGACCTGGCTGATGCCGACTTGTTGGAGCTCGTGGAAATGGAAATTCGCGATCTGCTCACCAAGTATGGTTTCCCGGGCGACAAAACGCCGATTATTCGCGGTTCCGCCACAGCGGCGCTCGCGGGCCAGCCCGAGGGTGAAAAAGCCATTGGCGAATTGCTTGACGCGCTCGACAGCTTCATTCCTGATCCGGTACGCGAAGTGGACAAACCGTTCCTGATGTGTGTTGAAGACGTGTTCAATATTGAAGGTCGCGGCACGGTGGTGACCGGTCGCGTGGAGCGCGGCGTTCTCAAGAAGATGGACGAAGTTGAAATCGTCGGTTTGCGCGATACTCGCAAGACGGTGGCGACCGATATTGAAATGTTCCGCAAGCTGCTCGATAGCGCGACGGCCGGCGATAACGTCGGAGTGTTGTTGCGCGGTACGAAGAAGGAAGAAGTTGAGCGCGGCATGGTGTTGGCCAAGCCGGGTTCAATCACGCCGCACACGAAGTTCAAGGCGGAAGTGTACGTCCTCTCCAAAGATGAAGGTGGCCGGCACACGCCGTTCTTCACCAATTACCGTCCGCAGTTCTATTTCCGCACGTCAGACGTGACCGGAACGTTGAATCTGCCGCAGGGCGTGGAAATGGTGATGCCGGGCGACAATGTGTCGGTGGATGTCGAGCTGCAGAAAGCCGTGGCCATGGAGAAAGGTCAACGCTTCGCCATTCGCGAAGGTGGCCGAACCATCGGGGCGGGTCGTATCAGCGAAGTCGTCAAGTAA
- a CDS encoding DUF4404 family protein has translation MIDETIQQIEALIQRADALSSQRRTELLALLNKLKTEANELAKTHDAQAQDIVGFAQTSAYAATQAGLDPERVKTSTDKLRHSVAAFEKSHPQLAQVVNTISTTLSNSGI, from the coding sequence ATGATTGACGAAACCATCCAGCAGATTGAAGCCCTCATCCAGCGGGCGGACGCGCTCTCGAGCCAACGGCGAACGGAGTTGCTGGCCTTGCTGAACAAACTAAAAACCGAAGCCAACGAACTGGCCAAAACGCATGACGCCCAGGCACAAGATATCGTGGGCTTTGCGCAAACCAGCGCTTATGCCGCCACGCAAGCCGGGCTTGATCCCGAACGCGTCAAAACTTCCACCGACAAACTGCGTCACTCCGTGGCGGCGTTTGAGAAATCGCATCCGCAACTGGCGCAGGTGGTGAACACCATCAGCACCACGCTCTCAAACAGCGGGATTTAG
- the rnhC gene encoding ribonuclease HIII: MKPLTSYTCKLTEEQAAALKACLDARHFTPREVPYARFAGEKEKTNVVFYESGKLVVQGKGTQEFIEFVLEPEVLKQAKLGYEAVLNPELLLPRIGVDESGKGDFFGPLCIAGVYVNEAVLTAWKDAGVRDSKNISSDKKISELAKLIKDTPGCVTTVVPIGNEAYNRLHAKMGSVNAVLAWGHARVIENLMGQRHRMNPPPVRAISDQFASSKKVVEQALMRLGRELELVQRHKAEEDLAVAAASILARDEFVKRLAALGKEFEVVLPKGAGPKVDAVAQELFAHRGIVALQKVGKLHFRTALRAQGLPEPPKAEWRR; encoded by the coding sequence GTGAAACCACTGACGAGTTACACTTGCAAGCTGACGGAGGAACAGGCGGCGGCGCTGAAGGCGTGTCTGGACGCGCGGCATTTCACGCCGCGCGAAGTGCCGTACGCGCGGTTCGCGGGGGAGAAGGAAAAAACCAACGTGGTGTTTTACGAGAGCGGCAAGCTGGTGGTGCAAGGGAAGGGGACGCAGGAGTTCATTGAGTTCGTGCTCGAGCCGGAGGTATTGAAACAGGCGAAGCTCGGCTACGAGGCGGTATTGAATCCCGAGTTGTTGTTGCCGCGCATTGGCGTGGATGAAAGCGGCAAGGGCGATTTCTTTGGGCCGTTATGCATCGCGGGTGTTTATGTGAATGAAGCGGTGTTGACCGCGTGGAAGGACGCGGGGGTGCGCGATTCAAAAAATATTTCCAGCGACAAAAAAATTTCCGAGCTGGCGAAGCTCATCAAGGACACGCCCGGCTGCGTGACGACGGTGGTGCCGATTGGCAACGAGGCTTACAATCGGTTGCACGCAAAGATGGGCAGCGTGAACGCGGTGCTGGCGTGGGGGCACGCGCGGGTGATCGAGAATTTGATGGGCCAGCGACATCGCATGAATCCGCCGCCGGTGCGGGCGATCAGCGACCAATTCGCTTCCAGCAAAAAAGTGGTGGAGCAGGCCCTGATGCGTTTGGGGCGGGAATTGGAATTGGTGCAACGGCACAAGGCGGAAGAGGATTTGGCGGTGGCGGCGGCCTCGATTCTGGCGCGCGACGAGTTTGTGAAACGACTGGCGGCGTTGGGCAAGGAGTTTGAAGTGGTCTTGCCGAAGGGCGCGGGACCGAAAGTGGATGCGGTGGCGCAGGAGCTATTCGCTCATCGCGGCATCGTGGCCTTGCAAAAGGTGGGCAAGCTGCATTTCCGGACGGCATTGCGGGCGCAGGGATTGCCGGAGCCACCGAAGGCCGAATGGCGACGATGA
- a CDS encoding A/G-specific adenine glycosylase, whose protein sequence is MVTRLLDWFATNARDLPWRRTRDPYAIWVSEIMLQQTQVKTVIPYWERWLRELPTIESLAHASADKIHKLWEGLGYYTRVRNMQKAAQQIIAEHGGKFPQTFDAVLALPGIGRYTTGAICSIAFNQPAPILDGNVIRVLTRLYGIRENPRDKKTNAQLWQLAEELVNQAKTLAAPANASWTAAGSEAPRRFDHARRQPKAVSPLRSATAVHDGQTPSEANSCSFLNQSLMELGALICTPRSPNCAACPVQKLCVAQKENLQDQLPNLDKREAATERRFIAFVVEHDGKFLIRQRPAGVVNAHLWEFPNAEVETRKRGTRRSGRTATTHTPNGARQIDAPYRQTDFRITSKKSFCVIKHSITRYRITLEAWRANASARKAAPAGEWRTLAELHRLAFTSAHRKILQTITEARTGKDKI, encoded by the coding sequence TTGGTCACTCGGCTGCTCGACTGGTTCGCCACGAATGCTCGCGACCTGCCGTGGCGACGCACGCGCGATCCCTACGCCATCTGGGTTTCCGAAATCATGCTGCAACAAACGCAGGTGAAAACCGTCATCCCGTATTGGGAGCGCTGGCTGCGCGAGTTGCCGACCATCGAAAGCCTCGCCCACGCGAGCGCGGACAAAATCCATAAGCTTTGGGAAGGTCTCGGCTACTACACCCGCGTCCGCAACATGCAGAAGGCCGCACAGCAAATCATCGCAGAGCACGGCGGCAAATTTCCGCAAACCTTCGACGCCGTTCTCGCGCTGCCCGGCATCGGACGTTACACGACGGGCGCAATTTGCAGCATCGCCTTCAATCAACCCGCGCCCATTCTCGACGGCAATGTTATTCGCGTGCTGACGCGTCTTTACGGCATCCGCGAAAATCCGCGCGACAAAAAAACCAACGCCCAACTCTGGCAACTCGCGGAGGAATTGGTCAATCAGGCGAAGACACTCGCGGCCCCTGCCAACGCGTCGTGGACTGCGGCGGGAAGCGAAGCGCCACGCCGCTTTGACCACGCACGCCGCCAACCGAAAGCGGTGTCGCCGCTGCGCTCTGCCACCGCAGTCCATGACGGTCAAACGCCATCCGAAGCAAACTCCTGCTCCTTCCTGAATCAGTCTCTGATGGAACTCGGCGCGCTCATCTGCACGCCACGTTCACCAAACTGTGCCGCCTGCCCGGTTCAAAAACTCTGCGTTGCGCAAAAAGAAAATCTCCAAGACCAACTCCCCAATCTCGACAAACGCGAAGCCGCCACCGAACGCCGTTTCATCGCCTTCGTCGTCGAGCACGACGGCAAATTCCTCATCCGCCAACGGCCCGCCGGAGTGGTGAACGCTCACCTTTGGGAATTTCCAAACGCCGAAGTCGAAACCCGCAAACGGGGGACGCGTCGCTCCGGACGCACCGCAACCACACACACCCCAAACGGGGCGCGACAGATTGATGCGCCCTACCGGCAAACGGATTTTCGCATCACCTCGAAAAAATCGTTCTGCGTGATCAAACATTCCATCACGCGCTACCGCATCACATTGGAAGCCTGGCGCGCGAACGCATCGGCTCGGAAAGCCGCACCCGCAGGCGAATGGCGCACACTGGCTGAACTCCATCGCCTCGCCTTCACCAGCGCCCACCGGAAAATTCTGCAAACGATCACTGAAGCCAGAACTGGCAAAGATAAAATCTGA
- a CDS encoding cysteine desulfurase — protein MFYFDYNATAPVMREAREAWLEATEKIHGNPSSPHAFGLAANKALVAAREKLAHYLGCHPSDIIWTSCATESNNMAMHHFAQTLPREAEIWLSPIEHPCIDNSARHYFGARARFIPVTPDGVVDLEWFTQEMADRRPGVVSVMCANNETGVIQPWREILSICQAYAVPFFTDAVQWLGKMPAKDLGQCDYVTGAGHKFGGPRGVGFLKVPRGSKMTPLLLGGKQERGQRAGTENLPIILAMMAALEARERQLAENQHQTRAEWKEKFEKLLLRQVRGSTVVGLRAPRLWNTTSALMPEGGQQRWVTRLDKAGFAVSTGSACTTGKETPSHVLSAMGYQAGQLTQVLRFSSGWETTAADWEALGKHIAALYLEVHQEG, from the coding sequence ATGTTTTATTTTGATTACAACGCCACCGCGCCGGTCATGCGCGAGGCCCGCGAGGCCTGGCTCGAAGCCACCGAGAAGATTCACGGTAATCCTTCCAGTCCGCACGCGTTTGGACTGGCAGCGAACAAGGCCCTGGTTGCCGCCCGCGAGAAACTGGCGCATTACCTCGGCTGTCACCCCAGCGACATCATCTGGACCAGTTGCGCCACGGAATCGAACAACATGGCCATGCACCATTTTGCGCAAACGCTCCCGCGCGAGGCCGAGATCTGGCTCAGCCCCATCGAGCATCCGTGCATTGATAATTCCGCGCGCCACTATTTCGGCGCACGCGCCCGCTTCATTCCGGTCACTCCGGATGGCGTGGTGGACCTGGAATGGTTCACGCAGGAAATGGCCGACCGACGACCCGGTGTCGTCAGCGTGATGTGCGCCAACAACGAAACCGGGGTGATCCAGCCGTGGCGGGAAATTCTCTCCATTTGCCAGGCGTACGCAGTGCCGTTCTTCACCGATGCGGTGCAATGGCTCGGCAAAATGCCGGCCAAGGATTTGGGGCAATGCGATTATGTCACTGGAGCGGGACACAAGTTTGGCGGACCACGCGGCGTTGGCTTTCTCAAAGTTCCGCGCGGGAGCAAAATGACGCCGCTGTTACTCGGGGGCAAACAAGAGCGCGGGCAACGCGCGGGCACGGAAAATCTGCCCATCATTCTGGCCATGATGGCGGCTCTGGAAGCGCGCGAACGACAACTGGCGGAGAACCAACATCAGACCCGCGCCGAGTGGAAGGAGAAATTTGAAAAGCTGTTGTTGCGGCAGGTGCGCGGTTCAACCGTTGTCGGCTTGCGCGCCCCGCGCCTGTGGAACACCACCTCGGCGCTGATGCCCGAAGGCGGTCAGCAACGGTGGGTCACGCGCCTTGATAAGGCCGGATTCGCCGTCAGCACCGGATCCGCCTGCACTACCGGCAAGGAAACGCCTTCCCATGTGCTCAGTGCGATGGGTTATCAAGCCGGGCAACTCACGCAAGTGTTGCGCTTCAGCAGCGGCTGGGAGACCACCGCCGCTGATTGGGAAGCGCTCGGAAAACATATTGCCGCGCTTTACCTTGAAGTGCATCAAGAGGGATAG
- a CDS encoding SBBP repeat-containing protein, with product MKSIRFTLTPVITLVLALLTTAVYAQNSWTNRYSGAGQNLDGATAMAVDNDGNVLVTGMSWSDSSSFDYATIKYSNAGVPLWTNRYNGPGNSSDVAMAIAVDSGGNVFVTGRSEGAGSSDDFATIKYSSTGTPVWTNRYNGPGNGTDTATAIAVDNQGNVFVTGYSVGVGIISDYLTIKYSNAGAVLWMKRSDELSIGNASAMALAVDDAGNVFVTGYARAGGPAHDYMTLKYSSTGALLWTNRYNGPGNGSDMPSAIAVDHSGNVLVTGYSKGGGTGQDFATIKYSNAGIPLWTNRYNGPGNYDDGAMALAVDRNDNVIVAGYSFDIVSMDDYATVKYSNGGVPLWTNRYSGPGDNYDRANAIAVDVNDNVYVTGSSWGSAAEFEYATLKYSSAGAILATHLYRGPGNADNQAAAIAVDSSGNVFVTGSSSGNRSGQDYATIKYAAAPLPPVTLLKNPQVSAGQFSFILSAEVGGQFALQVSTNLVNWGVVRQVTIPASGSTNIVEPLSSGAGQKYYRAQRQ from the coding sequence ATGAAAAGTATCCGTTTCACGTTGACCCCGGTAATTACACTCGTGCTGGCGCTGCTAACGACTGCGGTTTACGCGCAGAATTCGTGGACGAACCGTTACAGTGGAGCCGGGCAGAATTTGGATGGCGCCACCGCCATGGCGGTGGATAACGACGGTAATGTTTTGGTAACGGGAATGTCGTGGAGTGACAGCAGCAGTTTTGATTACGCGACGATCAAGTATTCCAATGCCGGAGTGCCGTTGTGGACGAACCGTTACAACGGCCCGGGTAACTCCTCCGATGTCGCCATGGCCATTGCGGTGGACAGCGGCGGCAATGTGTTTGTGACGGGACGATCGGAGGGCGCTGGTAGTTCCGATGACTTTGCCACCATCAAGTACTCCAGCACGGGAACACCGGTTTGGACGAATCGTTACAATGGGCCAGGCAATGGCACTGATACGGCTACGGCCATTGCCGTTGATAACCAGGGTAATGTCTTCGTGACCGGGTATTCGGTTGGAGTCGGCATCATCTCGGATTACCTGACGATCAAGTATTCCAATGCCGGAGCGGTCTTGTGGATGAAACGTTCCGACGAACTGAGCATTGGTAACGCCTCGGCCATGGCTTTGGCCGTGGATGATGCGGGCAACGTGTTCGTCACCGGATACGCCCGCGCGGGTGGGCCTGCGCATGATTACATGACGCTCAAATATTCCAGCACGGGCGCCTTGCTGTGGACCAATCGTTACAACGGCCCCGGAAACGGTTCGGATATGCCCAGCGCCATCGCGGTGGATCATAGCGGGAATGTGCTGGTGACGGGTTATTCCAAGGGAGGCGGCACGGGTCAAGATTTTGCAACGATCAAGTATTCCAATGCCGGAATACCTTTGTGGACGAATCGTTATAACGGGCCGGGAAACTATGACGACGGGGCCATGGCTTTAGCGGTGGATCGCAACGACAACGTCATTGTCGCGGGGTATTCGTTTGATATTGTCAGTATGGATGATTACGCGACGGTCAAGTATTCCAACGGCGGTGTGCCGTTGTGGACCAACCGGTACAGCGGACCGGGAGACAATTACGACCGGGCCAATGCGATCGCAGTGGATGTTAATGACAATGTGTACGTGACGGGAAGTTCATGGGGCAGTGCCGCTGAATTTGAATACGCCACCCTCAAGTATTCCAGCGCGGGGGCAATCCTGGCAACGCACCTATACCGCGGACCAGGAAACGCGGACAACCAAGCTGCCGCCATTGCGGTGGATAGCAGTGGTAACGTGTTTGTGACGGGAAGCTCCTCTGGCAATCGGAGCGGTCAGGATTACGCGACCATCAAATATGCGGCAGCGCCGCTTCCGCCTGTCACCCTGCTGAAAAATCCACAAGTAAGCGCCGGCCAATTCTCATTTATCCTTAGCGCGGAGGTGGGTGGGCAGTTTGCCCTTCAAGTTTCCACCAACCTTGTGAATTGGGGCGTGGTTCGCCAAGTAACCATTCCCGCCAGCGGCAGCACGAATATTGTGGAACCGCTGTCGTCCGGAGCCGGGCAAAAGTATTACCGCGCCCAGCGGCAATAA
- the tmk gene encoding dTMP kinase, with protein MRGFLITFEGNEGAGKSTQLPLLVERLKEWGHTVKVFREPGGTPIGEEIRHTLKHSHANAAMTPEAELLLMNASRAQLVREVIRPALQRGEIIVCDRFYDSTTAYQGYGRQLDLHVVQKIIELAVGDTRPDLTLFLKIPQNVSEERLRSRQVSLPFMRDRMEEADRAFFERVAQGYDEIAAAHPERIKIINAAGTIAEVQAAIWRVIAPLVATRGG; from the coding sequence ATGAGAGGATTCCTGATCACTTTTGAAGGCAACGAAGGTGCGGGCAAGAGCACGCAGTTGCCGCTGCTGGTCGAGCGCCTCAAAGAGTGGGGCCACACGGTCAAAGTTTTCCGCGAGCCGGGCGGCACCCCCATCGGTGAGGAGATTCGTCACACGTTAAAGCACAGTCACGCCAACGCCGCCATGACGCCGGAAGCCGAATTGCTGCTGATGAACGCGAGCCGCGCGCAACTGGTACGCGAGGTTATTCGCCCGGCCCTGCAACGCGGCGAAATCATCGTCTGCGACCGCTTCTACGATTCCACCACCGCTTATCAAGGGTATGGTCGCCAGCTCGATTTGCACGTGGTGCAAAAAATCATTGAGCTGGCGGTTGGCGACACCCGCCCCGATCTGACGCTCTTTCTTAAAATCCCGCAGAACGTCAGCGAGGAGCGGTTGCGGTCGCGGCAGGTTTCCTTGCCATTCATGCGCGATCGGATGGAGGAAGCTGACCGCGCCTTCTTCGAACGCGTGGCACAAGGCTACGACGAAATTGCGGCGGCCCACCCGGAACGCATCAAAATCATCAATGCCGCCGGCACCATCGCCGAAGTGCAGGCCGCCATCTGGCGGGTCATCGCGCCGCTGGTGGCGACGCGCGGCGGCTAA
- the secE gene encoding preprotein translocase subunit SecE, translating into MKQFIWVGVLAIIFGYLWWRGYIKRFAAYWQQTVEELKKCAWPNWDDLSGSTILVMVATFLLALFTFIVDQIFFVLFKTV; encoded by the coding sequence ATGAAACAGTTTATCTGGGTCGGCGTACTGGCCATCATTTTTGGGTATCTATGGTGGCGAGGATATATCAAGCGTTTTGCGGCGTATTGGCAGCAAACGGTGGAAGAGTTGAAGAAGTGTGCCTGGCCCAACTGGGATGATCTTTCCGGTTCCACGATCCTCGTCATGGTCGCCACCTTCTTGCTGGCGCTCTTCACCTTTATTGTGGATCAAATATTTTTCGTACTGTTTAAGACCGTTTAA
- a CDS encoding PIN domain-containing protein, whose translation MASKDKIFLDTDVALDHLADRQPFAEYAHRILALAELGKLTVCVSSLSFSNLYYILRKPKGHAATLALLAKLKLLVRVSAVGEAEIQSALSSDFKDFEDAIQHFTAKTEGGINVIATRNKSDFSTGELPVLTPDEFLAKFDLAVPEG comes from the coding sequence ATGGCCTCCAAGGATAAAATCTTCCTGGACACCGATGTCGCGCTGGATCACCTGGCTGACCGTCAACCCTTCGCCGAATACGCCCATCGGATTCTCGCCCTGGCTGAACTCGGCAAGCTAACGGTTTGCGTTTCATCGCTGTCGTTCAGCAACCTTTATTACATTCTCCGAAAACCAAAAGGACACGCCGCTACGCTGGCGTTGCTCGCCAAGCTCAAACTGCTCGTCCGCGTCTCCGCTGTGGGTGAGGCAGAAATCCAGTCTGCATTATCATCAGACTTCAAGGATTTTGAGGATGCCATTCAGCATTTCACCGCGAAGACGGAGGGTGGTATCAACGTGATCGCTACCCGCAACAAGTCCGATTTCTCCACCGGCGAACTGCCCGTTCTTACGCCAGACGAATTTCTTGCAAAATTCGATCTCGCCGTTCCGGAAGGTTAA
- the cysS gene encoding cysteine--tRNA ligase: MGLRFFNTLSRSLQEFVPLEAHSRKVGMYCCGPTVYDFAHIGNWRTFVFADLVRRYLTFRGFEVKHVMNITDVEDKIIRRVRETQTSLREFTAPYETAFFNDLRALGCLEPHVKPRATEHIAEIIALIEQLVARGLAYQANDGSVYFSIEKYGGCGHHYGRLQKLNFEDMRATDRVAADEYDKEAVADFALWKAYVPEDGAVTWDSPWGKGRPGWHIECSAMSMKMLGESFDLHLGGEDLKFPHHEDEIAQSEGATGKPFVKYWLHGAHLLVEGKKMSKSLGNFFTLPDLLAKGFSGRDVRFLLLSAHYRETFNFTLDGLAGAKTSLARIDECIGKLRDLAATVASGKADEHTEGSELIQAFTAALDNDFNISAAWGEVFKWVTATNKQMADRTLNADQAATQLAVWERINSVLGIGAPAEAAAPPEIIALLEARQAARQAKDFQRSDAIRDELKAQGWVVEDSPKGPKLKQIQ; this comes from the coding sequence ATGGGTCTTAGGTTTTTCAACACATTATCTCGCTCCCTGCAGGAGTTCGTTCCGCTCGAGGCTCATTCCCGAAAGGTGGGAATGTATTGCTGCGGACCAACCGTCTATGACTTTGCGCACATCGGCAACTGGCGCACGTTCGTCTTCGCCGACCTTGTGCGTCGCTACCTGACGTTTCGCGGTTTCGAAGTGAAGCACGTCATGAACATCACCGACGTGGAGGATAAAATCATCCGCCGCGTCCGCGAAACCCAAACGTCCCTGCGCGAATTCACCGCGCCATACGAAACCGCCTTTTTCAATGATTTGCGCGCGCTGGGCTGTCTCGAACCCCACGTCAAGCCGCGCGCCACTGAACACATCGCCGAAATCATTGCGCTCATTGAACAACTCGTCGCGCGCGGCCTGGCCTACCAGGCCAACGACGGTTCGGTGTACTTCAGCATCGAGAAATATGGCGGTTGCGGTCACCACTACGGACGGTTGCAGAAATTAAACTTCGAGGACATGCGCGCCACGGACCGGGTGGCGGCGGATGAATACGACAAGGAAGCGGTGGCGGACTTTGCGTTGTGGAAAGCCTACGTGCCCGAAGACGGCGCCGTGACGTGGGACAGTCCGTGGGGCAAGGGGCGTCCGGGCTGGCACATCGAGTGTTCGGCCATGAGCATGAAGATGCTGGGCGAAAGTTTCGATCTGCATCTGGGCGGCGAGGATTTGAAATTTCCGCATCACGAGGATGAAATCGCGCAGAGCGAAGGCGCCACCGGCAAACCGTTCGTGAAATACTGGCTGCACGGCGCGCACCTGCTCGTCGAAGGCAAGAAAATGAGCAAGTCGCTTGGCAATTTCTTCACTCTGCCCGATTTGCTCGCCAAAGGTTTCAGTGGCCGCGACGTGCGATTTCTGCTGCTTTCCGCGCATTACCGCGAGACGTTCAATTTCACGCTGGACGGTCTGGCCGGCGCAAAAACTTCGCTTGCCCGCATAGACGAATGTATCGGCAAACTCCGCGACCTGGCGGCAACCGTCGCGTCCGGTAAAGCGGACGAACACACGGAAGGTTCCGAACTGATCCAAGCCTTTACCGCCGCGCTGGATAATGACTTCAACATCTCCGCGGCTTGGGGTGAGGTTTTCAAATGGGTCACGGCCACGAACAAACAGATGGCGGATCGCACCTTGAACGCCGATCAGGCCGCGACGCAACTCGCCGTGTGGGAGCGGATCAATTCCGTACTCGGCATTGGCGCGCCGGCCGAAGCGGCGGCGCCACCGGAAATCATCGCCTTGCTCGAAGCGCGTCAGGCCGCGCGCCAAGCCAAAGATTTTCAACGCAGCGACGCGATCCGTGATGAACTTAAAGCCCAAGGCTGGGTGGTGGAAGATTCACCCAAAGGGCCGAAATTGAAGCAGATCCAATGA
- a CDS encoding DUF6364 family protein, with translation MSATLTIQLDSDVLQSAELEAKARHTTLPEIVAQQLRVMARNWQESCTGRTPVTDALRGAVKLPADFTAPAALADELQKEHGLQG, from the coding sequence ATGAGCGCGACACTGACTATTCAATTGGATTCGGATGTTCTGCAATCAGCGGAACTGGAGGCCAAGGCGCGGCACACTACGCTGCCGGAAATTGTCGCGCAGCAATTGCGCGTGATGGCCCGAAACTGGCAGGAGAGCTGCACGGGCAGAACCCCGGTGACGGATGCGTTGCGCGGCGCGGTCAAGCTGCCTGCGGATTTCACCGCGCCCGCCGCCTTGGCGGACGAATTGCAGAAGGAGCATGGCCTCCAAGGATAA
- a CDS encoding type II toxin-antitoxin system HicB family antitoxin produces MKLKLAAVFRKFPEGYAAFVEELPGANTQGATLEEARANLAEAAVMVLEANRELSEEELHGQEVIREPLA; encoded by the coding sequence ATGAAACTGAAACTTGCCGCCGTGTTTCGGAAGTTTCCCGAAGGTTACGCGGCCTTTGTCGAGGAATTGCCGGGCGCGAACACTCAAGGCGCGACCCTGGAAGAAGCGCGCGCCAACCTCGCCGAAGCCGCCGTCATGGTGCTGGAAGCCAACCGCGAACTCTCGGAAGAGGAATTACACGGACAGGAAGTCATCCGCGAACCACTGGCATGA